A stretch of the Malus domestica chromosome 08, GDT2T_hap1 genome encodes the following:
- the LOC114826596 gene encoding transport inhibitor response 1-like protein, translating into MVEDPSIPSSSSSQMSEDDDRSPSLDLIDGPIPSSKSRNCSGVSVSGGGTSVEYTVPYPDQVLENVLENVLCFLTSRRDRSAASLVCKSWYRAEALTRSELFIGNCYAVSPRRATARFTRVRALTIKGKPRFADFNLMPANWGAHLAPWVSSMAKAYPWLEKLCLKRMSVTDDDLALLAESFAGFKELVLVCCDGFGTSGLAVFVSKCRQLRVLDLTETEVMDDEVDWICCFPESQTFLESLMFDCVECHINFEALEKLVARSPSLKKLRLNRHVSIGQLYRLMVRAPQLTHLGTGSFNLSEGMAQGDQELDYVSAFAACKSLVCLSGFREILLDYIPAIYPVCSNLTSLNLSYANITAEQLKPVITQCHKLQSFWVLDSICDEGLKAVAATCKELRELRVFPVNAQEDAEGPVSEVGLEAISEGCRKLRSILYFCQRMTNAAVIAMSKNCSELVVFRLCIMGRRLPDHVTGEPMDEGFGAIVMNCKKLTRLAVSGLLTDRAFSYIGKYGKLVRTLSVAFAGDSDLGLKYVLEGCHKLQKLEIRDSPFGDTALCSGLHHYYNMRFLWMSSCSLTRQGCWAIARELPRLVVEVMKSNEGEEEGDNFDTLYMYRSLEGPRDDIPQFVEILRPGI; encoded by the exons ATGGTTGAGGACCCATCAATCCCTTCATCCTCCTCATCCCAAATGTCCGAGGATGACGACCGATCTCCGTCCTTGGATCTCATCGACGGTCCAATCCCCTCCAGCAAGTCCCGCAACTGCTCCGGAGTTTCTGTGTCCGGCGGCGGCACCTCCGTCGAGTACACCGTTCCCTATCCGGACCAAGTCCTTGAGAATGTTCTTGAAAACGTCCTCTGCTTCCTCACCTCCCGCCGCGACCGCAGCGCCGCCTCATTGGTCTGCAAGTCCTGGTACCGCGCGGAGGCCCTCACCAGATCCGAGCTCTTCATCGGCAACTGCTACGCCGTCTCTCCCCGCCGGGCCACGGCCCGGTTCACCCGGGTCCGGGCCCTGACCATCAAGGGCAAGCCCCGGTTCGCCGATTTCAACCTCATGCCGGCCAATTGGGGGGCCCACTTGGCGCCGTGGGTGTCCTCCATGGCCAAGGCGTACCCGTGGCTCGAGAAGCTCTGCCTGAAGCGGATGTCCGTGACGGATGACGATCTTGCCCTCTTGGCTGAGTCGTTTGCTGGGTTCAAGGAGCTCGTCCTGGTTTGCTGCGATGGGTTCGGGACCAGTGGGCTCGCCGTCTTCGTTAGCAAGTGCAG GCAGCTTAGAGTGCTTGATCTGACCGAAACCGAAGTTATGGACGATGAGGTGGATTGGATATGTTGTTTTCCGGAGAGTCAAACGTTTCTCGAATCTCTGATGTTCGATTGTGTGGAATGCCACATAAATTTCGAGGCATTGGAGAAGCTAGTGGCTAGGTCACCTTCCCTGAAGAAACTGAGGTTGAACCGCCATGTTTCAATTGGGCAGCTATACCGCCTGATGGTCCGAGCTCCTCAACTGACGCACTTAGGAACGGGCTCGTTCAATTTATCTGAGGGCATGGCTCAGGGTGATCAAGAACTGGATTATGTCTCTGCTTTTGCTGCTTGCAAATCCTTAGTTTGTCTCTCTGGGTTCCGGGAGATATTGCTGGATTACATTCCTGCAATTTACCCTGTCTGTAGTAATCTCACCTCTCTGAACTTGAGCTATGCGAACATCACTGCGGAACAACTTAAACCAGTCATAACCCAATGCCACAAACTCCAGTCTTTTTGG GTACTCGATTCAATATGTGATGAAGGACTTAAGGCAGTGGCTGCAACTTGCAAGGAATTGCGTGAGCTTCGGGTTTTTCCTGTTAATGCTCAGGAGGATGCGGAGGGCCCTGTTTCTGAGGTGGGTCTAGAAGCAATTTCTGAGGGTTGTAGAAAACTGCGGTCTATTTTATACTTCTGTCAGCGCATGACAAATGCAGCTGTAATAGCAATGTCAAAGAATTGCTCAGAACTTGTGGTGTTTCGTCTTTGTATAATGGGGCGCCGCCTGCCTGACCATGTTACTGGTGAACCTATGGATGAAGGTTTCGGAGCAATAGTTATGAACTGTAAGAAGCTCACCCGCCTTGCTGTGTCAGGTTTATTGACTGATCGGGCATTCAGCTACATTGGAAAATATGGAAAGTTGGTTCGAACCCTTTCAGTTGCCTTTGCCGGTGATAGTGACTTAGGGCTTAAGTACGTGCTTGAGGGCTGCCATAAATTGCAAAAGCTTGAAATAAGGGACAGCCCATTTGGGGATACAGCATTGTGTTCTGGTTTGCACCACTATTACAATATGAGATTCCTTTGGATGTCTTCGTGTTCGCTAACACGCCAAGGTTGTTGGGCGATTGCTCGAGAACTGCCTCGCCTCGtggtggaagtgatgaagagTAATGAAGGGGAGGAAGAGGGTGATAATTTTGATACACTATACATGTACCGATCCCTTGAGGGTCCCAGGGATGATATTCCGCAATTTGTTGAAATCCTGAGACCAGGCATTTAG